The following coding sequences lie in one Alosa sapidissima isolate fAloSap1 chromosome 15, fAloSap1.pri, whole genome shotgun sequence genomic window:
- the LOC121684203 gene encoding transgelin-like isoform X2, with product MANKGPSYGMSREVQGKIDKKYDPELEERLVQWIIAQCGSGVGKPEAGKLGFQAWLKDGCVLSELINSVCADKHVKKIQKSDMAFKQMEQISQFLNAAERFGVQKTDMFQTVDLWEGKDLASVQRTLMAVGSIAVSNEDGSFKGNPDWFFKKAQENRRDFSDSQIKDGKNVIGLQMGSNKGASQSGMSYGRPRQIMS from the exons ATGGCCAACAAGGGTCCATCCTACGGCATGAGTCGTGAGGTCCAGGGGAAGATCGACAAGAAGTACGACCCCGAGCTGGAGGAGCGTCTGGTGCAGTGGATCATTGCCCAGTGTGGTTCTGGAGTGGGCAAGCCCGAGGCTGGCAAGCTGGGTTTCCAGGCCTGGCTCAAGGATGGATGT GTTCTGAGTGAGCTCATTAATAGCGTTTGCGCCGACAAACACGTTAAGAAGATCCAGAAATCAGATATGGCCTTCAAACAGATGGAGCAGATCTCCCAGTTCCTCAATGCTGCCGAGCGCTTTGGTGTCCAGAAAACTGACATGTTCCAGACAGTGGATCTTTGGGAAG GAAAGGATCTCGCTTCAGTGCAAAGAACACTGATGGCTGTTGGCAGCATCGCAGTCAGCAACGAGGATGGATCGTTTAAGGGTAATCCTGACTGGTTCTTCAA GAAAGCTCAGGAGAACCGCAGAGACTTTTCTGACTCCCAGATCAAGGACGGAAAGAACGTCATCGGCCTGCAGATGGGCTCCAACAAGGGAGCTTCCCAGTCTGGCATGTCATATGGACGACCCCGGCAAATCATGAGCTAA
- the LOC121684203 gene encoding transgelin-like isoform X1, with amino-acid sequence MAQQNIGMANKGPSYGMSREVQGKIDKKYDPELEERLVQWIIAQCGSGVGKPEAGKLGFQAWLKDGCVLSELINSVCADKHVKKIQKSDMAFKQMEQISQFLNAAERFGVQKTDMFQTVDLWEGKDLASVQRTLMAVGSIAVSNEDGSFKGNPDWFFKKAQENRRDFSDSQIKDGKNVIGLQMGSNKGASQSGMSYGRPRQIMS; translated from the exons ATGGCACAACAG AACATAGGCATGGCCAACAAGGGTCCATCCTACGGCATGAGTCGTGAGGTCCAGGGGAAGATCGACAAGAAGTACGACCCCGAGCTGGAGGAGCGTCTGGTGCAGTGGATCATTGCCCAGTGTGGTTCTGGAGTGGGCAAGCCCGAGGCTGGCAAGCTGGGTTTCCAGGCCTGGCTCAAGGATGGATGT GTTCTGAGTGAGCTCATTAATAGCGTTTGCGCCGACAAACACGTTAAGAAGATCCAGAAATCAGATATGGCCTTCAAACAGATGGAGCAGATCTCCCAGTTCCTCAATGCTGCCGAGCGCTTTGGTGTCCAGAAAACTGACATGTTCCAGACAGTGGATCTTTGGGAAG GAAAGGATCTCGCTTCAGTGCAAAGAACACTGATGGCTGTTGGCAGCATCGCAGTCAGCAACGAGGATGGATCGTTTAAGGGTAATCCTGACTGGTTCTTCAA GAAAGCTCAGGAGAACCGCAGAGACTTTTCTGACTCCCAGATCAAGGACGGAAAGAACGTCATCGGCCTGCAGATGGGCTCCAACAAGGGAGCTTCCCAGTCTGGCATGTCATATGGACGACCCCGGCAAATCATGAGCTAA